The Streptomyces lienomycini sequence GGGGCGGGCGTGGAGACCCTCGGCCCAGCCGACGTTGACGCGGCGCTCAGCCATGTGATGCTGCCCTTCAGGTGTTCAGAGGGGGTTTGAAGTTGTCTAGACCAGTCTTGTCTAGACCAGTTTCCCACACGTGAAGCGTTCCCGGGACGGCCCGTGTGCCGCCCCGTGCGGTCGTCGGACCGCGGCCTCGGTCCGAGCTCCCGTCCCCCACAGACTGCCCCGCGCCGTTGTCGTACGCGAGCCGTACTGTGGGGGCCATGCAGACCTCGTCGGACCGGCACGAGTACCCCGCCCACTGGGAAGCCGACGTGGTGCTGCGCGACGGCGGCACCGCGCGCGTCCGCCCCATCACCGTTGATGACGCCGAGCGCCTGGTCAGCTTCTACGAGCAGGTCTCCGACGAGTCGAAGTACTACCGCTTCTTCGCGCCGTACCCTCGCCTGTCCGCCAAGGACGTCCACCGCTTCACGCACCACGACTTTGTGGACCGGGTGGGACTCGCGGCCACCATCGGCGGCGAGTTCATCGCCACCGTACGCTACGACCGGATCGGCCCCGGCGGAACACCCGCCGCCTCCCCGGCCGACGAGGCCGAGGTCGCCTTCCTCGTCCAGGACGCCCACCAGGGCCGGGGCGTCGCCTCCGCGCTCCTCGAACACATCGCCGCCGTCGCCCGCGAGCGCGGCATCCGCCGCTTCGCCGCCGAGGTGCTGCCCGCCAACACCAAAATGATCAAGGTGTTCATGGACGCCGGGTACACCCAGAAGCGGAGCTTCGAGGACGGTGTGGTCCGCCTGGAGTTCGGTCTCGAACCCACCGACCGCTCGCTCGCCGTGCAGTACGCGCGCGAGCACCGCGCGGAGGCCCGCTCCGTCCAGCGGCTGCTGCAGCCCGGCTCGGTCGCCGTCGTCGGCACCGGCCGCACCCCCGGCGGCGTCGGCCGCAGCATCCTCGGCAACATCCGGGACGCGGGCTACGCGGGCCGGCTGTACGCCGTGAACAGTGCCTTCCCCGAGGAGCGCAAGGAACTCGACGGGGTCCCGGCGTGCCGCTCCGTGCGCGACATCGACGGGCCCGTCGACCTCGCCGTCGTCACCGTGCCCGCCGAGCACGTCCCGGACGTCGTCGCGGAGTGCGGCGAGCACGGCGTGCAGGGACTGGTGGTGATCTCCGCCGGTTACGCCGACAGCGGCCCCGAGGGACGCGAACGCCAGCGCGCCCTCGTGCGGCAGGCGCGCACCTACGGCATGCGGATCATCGGGCCCAACGCCTTCGGGATCATCAACACCTCCCCCGACGTGCGGCTCAACGCCTCCCTCGCCCCCGAGATGCCGCGCCCCGGCCGGATCGGCCTGTTCGCCCAGTCCGGCGCCATCGGCATCGCCCTGCTCTCCCGGCTGCACCGGCGCGGCGGCGGGGTCACCGGCCACACCGGCGTCTCCACCTTCGTCTCCTCCGGCAACCGCGCCGACGTCTCCGGCAACGACGTGCTGCAGTACTGGTACGACGACCCGGAGACCGACGTCGCCCTGATGTACCTGGAGTCCATCGGCAACCCGCGCAAGTTCACCCGCCTGGCCCGGCGGACCGCGGCCGCCAAGCCCCTGGTCGTCGTGCAGGGCGCCCGGCACGGCGGCGTGGCACCCCAGGGGCACGCCGTACGGGCGACACGGCTGCCGCACGCGACGGTCTCCGCGCTGCTGCGGCAGGCCGGCGTGATCCGGGTCGACACCATCACCGACCTGGTCGACGCGGGGCTGCTGCTCGCCCGCCAGCCGCTGCCCCCCGGACCGAGGGTGGCCATCCTGGGCAACTCGGAGTCCCTGGGACTGCTCACCTACGACGCGTGCCTGTCCGAGGGCCTGCGCCCGCAGCCCCCGCTGGACCTGACGACGGCCGCCTCGGCCGACGACTTCCACGCGGCCCTGTCCCGCGCCCTGGCCGACGACACGTGCGACGCGGTCGTCGTCACCGCCATCCCGACGGTGGGGGAGGGGGCCGCCGGGGACGCCGCGCTGGCGGAGGCCCTGCGCTCGGCGGCGGCCGCGGTCCCCACCAAGCCGGTCCTCGTGGTCCACGTGGAGCTGGGCGGCCTGGCGCAGGCCCTGTCCGCGGCGGCGAGCACCGCCCCGCAGGCCGCCCCCGGCCCCGCCGAGGAGGCCCTGCCCGCCGCCCCGGCCCAGTCGCCGCCCGCCGTCCGGGCCCCGGAGGGGACCCACCTCATCCCCGCCTACCCCGCCGCAGAGCGGGCCGTCCGCGCTCTCGGCGAAGCCGTCGCCTACGCGCAGTGGCGGCGCGACGCCGCCGACCCCGGCAAGGTCCCGGAGTACGACGACATCGACGAGAAGGGCGCCGCCGAGCGCATAGCGGGGCACCTCGCGCGCGGGCAGGGGCTCACCCTCGGCGGCGAGGAGACCTGCGACCTGCTCGGCAGGTACGGAGTCCACGTCCACCGCGCCCTGCCCGCCCCCACCCCAGACGACGCTACGGCCGCCGCGCGGACCATCGGCTACCCCGTCGCCCTCAAGGCCACCGCCCCGCACCTGCGCCACCGCGCCG is a genomic window containing:
- a CDS encoding bifunctional acetate--CoA ligase family protein/GNAT family N-acetyltransferase, translated to MQTSSDRHEYPAHWEADVVLRDGGTARVRPITVDDAERLVSFYEQVSDESKYYRFFAPYPRLSAKDVHRFTHHDFVDRVGLAATIGGEFIATVRYDRIGPGGTPAASPADEAEVAFLVQDAHQGRGVASALLEHIAAVARERGIRRFAAEVLPANTKMIKVFMDAGYTQKRSFEDGVVRLEFGLEPTDRSLAVQYAREHRAEARSVQRLLQPGSVAVVGTGRTPGGVGRSILGNIRDAGYAGRLYAVNSAFPEERKELDGVPACRSVRDIDGPVDLAVVTVPAEHVPDVVAECGEHGVQGLVVISAGYADSGPEGRERQRALVRQARTYGMRIIGPNAFGIINTSPDVRLNASLAPEMPRPGRIGLFAQSGAIGIALLSRLHRRGGGVTGHTGVSTFVSSGNRADVSGNDVLQYWYDDPETDVALMYLESIGNPRKFTRLARRTAAAKPLVVVQGARHGGVAPQGHAVRATRLPHATVSALLRQAGVIRVDTITDLVDAGLLLARQPLPPGPRVAILGNSESLGLLTYDACLSEGLRPQPPLDLTTAASADDFHAALSRALADDTCDAVVVTAIPTVGEGAAGDAALAEALRSAAAAVPTKPVLVVHVELGGLAQALSAAASTAPQAAPGPAEEALPAAPAQSPPAVRAPEGTHLIPAYPAAERAVRALGEAVAYAQWRRDAADPGKVPEYDDIDEKGAAERIAGHLARGQGLTLGGEETCDLLGRYGVHVHRALPAPTPDDATAAARTIGYPVALKATAPHLRHRADLGGVRLDLADEEQLRRAYAELTELFGRPAELRPVVQGMAPRGVDTVVRAVIDPAAGAVLSFGLAGAATQLLGDMAHRLIPVTDRDATSLIRSIRTAPLLFGWRGSAPVDAAALEELLLRVSRLVDDHPEVVAVTLEPVVVAPDGLSVLGASVRLAPPPARDDLGPRTLPAY